The following DNA comes from Agromyces mangrovi.
CCTTCTCTGATCAGGCTCCCACGTACTCGGCGAGGTGCTCGCCGGTCACCGTGGAGCGCCCGGCGACCAGGTCGGCCGGCGTGCCCTCGAAGACGACCGTGCCGCCGTCGTGGCCGGCGCCCGGCCCGAGGTCGATGATCCAGTCGGCGTGCGCCATGACCGCCTGGTGGTGCTCGATGACGATGACCGACTTGCCGCCGTCGACGAGCCGGTCGAGCAGGCCGAGCAGCTGCTCGACGTCGGCCAGGTGCAGGCCCGTGGTCGGCTCGTCGAGCACGTAGACGTCGCCTGGCTCGCCCATCTGGGTGGCGAGCTTCAGGCGCTGCCGCTCACCACCGGAGAGCGTCGTGAGCGGCTGCCCGAGGCTCAGGTAGCCGAGCCCGACGTCGGCGAGCCGCTCGAGGATGCGGTGGGCGGCGGGGATGCGCGCCTCGCCCTCGGCGAAGTAGGTCAGCGCCTCGTCGACGGGCATCTCGAGCACCTCGCTGATGTCGCGCCCGCCGAGCCGGTACTCGAGCACCGCGGCCTGGAAGCGCCGGCCCTCGCACTCCTCGCACACGGTCTCGACGCCCGCCATCACGCCGAGGTCGGTGTAGATGACGCCCGCGCCCTTGCAGGTAGGGCATGCGCCCTCGGAGTTCGCGCTGAACAGCGCGGGCTTCACGCCGTTGGCCTTCGCGAACGCCTTGCGGATCGGCTCGAGCAGCCCCGTGTAGGTCGCCGGGTTGCTGCGGCGCGACCCGCGGATGGCGGTCTGGTCGATCGACACGACGCCGTCGCGGCCGGCGACCGACCCGTGCACGAGCGAGCTCTTGCCCGACCCCGCCACGCCCGTGAGCACCACCAGCACCCCGAGCGGGATGTCGACGTCGACCGCCCGCAGGTTGTGCTCGTCGGCGCCGCGCACCTCGAGCGCGCCCGTCGCCTCGCGCACCGTCGACTTGACGGATGCCCGGTCGTCGAGGTGGCGCCCGGTGCGCGTGCCGCTGGCCCGGAGCCCCTCGACCGTGCCCTCGTAGACGACCTCGCCGCCCGCCGCGCCGGCGCCGGGGCCCAGGTCGACGACGTGGTCGGCGATCGCGATCGCCTCGGGCTTGTGCTCCACGACGAGCACGGTGTTGCCCTTGTCGCGCAGCCGGACGAGCAGTTCGTTCATGCGGCGGATGTCGTGCGGGTGCAGCCCGATCGTCGGCTCGTCGAACACGTAGGTGATGTCGGTGAGCGACGACCCGAGATGGCGGATCATCTTGGTGCGCTGCGACTCGCCGCCCGAGAGCGTGCCGGTGGGGCGGTCGAGGCTCAGGTACCCGAGCCCGATCTCGACGAACGAGTCGAGGATCTCGCGGAGCGACGCGAGCAGCGGGCCGACCGACGGCTCGTCGAGCCCGCGCACCCACGCGGCGAGGTCGCTGATCTGCATGGCGCACGCGTCAGCGATGCTGACGCCGTCGATCTTCGACGAGCGCGCCGCTTCGCTGAGCCGCGTGCCCGCGCACTCGGGGCAGGTCGTGAAGGTCACCGCCCGGTCGACGAACGCACGGATGTGCGGCTGCATCGACTCGCGGTCCTTCGAGAGGAACGACTTCTGCACGCGGGGGATGAGCCCCTCGTACGTCATGTTGATGTTGCTGAACTTCACCTTGGTGGGTTCCTTGTACAGGAAGTCGTTCAGCTCGCGCTTCGTGTAGTCGCGGATGGGCTTGTCCGGGTCGAGGAACCCCGACTCCGAGTAGAGCCGCACGTTCCAGCCGTCGGCCTTGTAGCCGGGGATCGTGAGCGCGCCCTCGGCGAGGGACTTCGCGTCGTCGTACAGCTCGGCGAGGTCGATGTCGTTGACCTTGCCCATGCCCTCACAGCGGGGGCACATGCCGCCCGTGACGGAGAAGCTGCGACGCTCCTTCGTCGTGACGCCCGCCTTCTCGAAGGTGACGGCTCCGGCGCCCGAGACGGATGCCACGTTGAACGAGAACGCCTGCGGCGAACCGACGTGCGGCTGCCCGAGCCGACTGAACAGGATGCGCAGCATCGCGTTCGCGTCGGTCGCGGTGCCGACGGTCGAGCGGGCGTTCGCCCCCATCCGCTCCTGGTCGACGATGATCGCCGTGGTGAGGCCCTCGAGCACGTCGACGTCGGGCCGCGCGAGCGTCGGCATGAACCCCTGCACGAACGCGCTGTAGGTCTCGTTGATCATGCGCTGCGACTCGGCGGCGATCGTGCCGAACACGAGCGAGCTCTTGCCCGACCCCGAGACGCCAGTGAACACGGTCAGGCGCCGCTTCGGCAGTTCGACGCTCACGTCCTTCAGGTTGTGCTCGCGCGCGCCCTGCACGCGGATGAGGTCGTGGCGGTCGGCAGTGTGCATGCGCCCACGCTAGCCCCCGCATCCGACCCCCGCGAGAGCCGAGACCCGTCGAAAGACTGCGCTCTCAGGCGCGAGAGCGCAGCTTTCTGACGGGTCTCGGGGTTCTCGGGCCGCGCGGGCCTCGCTATGCTGTGCGCGTCGGAAGGCTCGAGCTCTGGGGGAGCGATGACCTCGACCGAAGGACGGCCCCGCTCCGCACGACTGGTGATCGCCGTCGCCCTCGTCGGCTTCTGCGGGGCATGGAACGCGGGCAACGTCGGCCCGGTGGCATCCGAGCTCTCGAACGACTTCGACGTCTCGCTCGCGGCGGTCGGCGTGCTGTCGGGCACGCTGTTCCTCGGTTCCATGATCGTGGGCCTGCTCTTCGCCGCGCGCATCGGCGAGCGGGTCGGGGTGACGCGCGGCATCCAGATCGGCTGCTGGGCGATCGCCGCCGGCAACCTGATCTTCGCGCTCACTCCGATCTTCGCCGGGCTCGCCGTCGGTCGCGTCCTGCCCGGCCTCGGCTTCGCCGTCGTGAACACGCTCGGCGCGGTCTGGGCGCGCCAAGTAGGCGGCGCGCGCATCCTCGGGGTGTTCGGCGGCGCCATCCAGCTGGGCATCGCCGGCGCGCTGCTGCTCGGCAGCGGGCTGAGCGACCTCGGCATCGACTGGCGCATCGGCTTCGTCGTCGCGTCGCTGCTCGCCGTCGCGGGAGCCCTGACCGTGCCCGGCCGGCACGGCGGCCGCGTCGCACGGCCCCCGCGCGTGAAGGGCTTCCTCGGCACGGCCGTGCGGCACGTCCGCGTCTACCGACTCGCCCTGCTGTTCACCGCGCTCTTCGGCGTTCCGCTCATCCTCGGCTCGTGGCTGATCGAGTACCTGACGCGCGACGGCGACGTGCGCGCGGCGATCGCCGGTGCCATCTCGTTCCTGCTGTTCGGGCTCTCGGCGACGCTGCGGGTCGTCGGCGGCGCGCTCCTGCAACGCCGCGTGCACCACGCCTGGCTCACCGGCGCGCTGCTGCTGGCCGCGGTCGGCCTCGGCGCGATCGCGTTCGACCCGACGACCGCCGTCGCGTTCGGCGGCGTGGTGCTGCTCGGCACCGGCGTCGGCATCCCCTACGCCGCCGCGCTCTCCGAGGCGGAGGACCTCTTCCCCGACGCGCCGAGCGAGCCGCTCGCGCTGCTCACCCTCGTGTCGCTCGTGCTCCCCGTGATCGTCATCCCGATCGTCGGCCAGTCGCTCGAAGACGGCAACGGGCGGTTCGCGTTCGTCGCGCTCGCGGTCTTCCTCGTGCTGGCCTCGGTGGCGAACCTCAAGCGCGCCGGCATCGCCCTGCCGGTGAAGAGCCGGTGAGCGGATGCCTCGGAGTCGGCGCTACGCCGCGAGCAGCGCCGCGAGGCGCTCGAGCTGCACCGAGTCGGCCTTCGCGATCGACGACCGGATGGTCGGGCCGAGCGGACGCATGGCGCCCTTCGTGACCACGTCCGCGACGAGCGTGACATCCGTCTCGCCCTCGCCCGCCGCCACCAGGGTGTACGTGTAGTCGGCGACGACGCCGGGCGCCTCGCTGTGCAGCACGAGCCGCGCGCCGGGCTCGAGCACGGCGATCGTCGACGTGCGGTCGCGGCCGTGGGCGGTGAAGCGCAGGGTGGTGCCGACCGCGGTCGGCCCGTCGGGCACGAGCGCGTCGATGCCGGGCATCCACTCGTGCGCCCGCGACCAGTCGGTGAGCACCGTCCAGACGGCGTCGGGCGCCAAGCTGATGCGGTGCGTCGTCTCGAATGCGGTGACCATGGGTCCTCCTCCGGTTCGAACCCGACGCTAGTATCGGCGGCGCACGCCCGTATTGGACGAAACGCGCGAGGTGACCATGCGCTACGTGCGACGCGACCCGGCCAGTGCGCTGCGCCCGCTGGTGCGCTCGCTGTGGTGGCTGCGCGGCGAGCCCGGGTACCCCGAGGAGCGCGTGTTCCCGATGCCGCACCCGCACCTCATCGTGAACCTGTCGGAGTCGTACGGCGTGCACGATCCGGCGTCGAGCGCCTCGGCCCGGGTGATCGACGGCGCGTTCGCCTCGGGCCCGAGAAGCGGATGCCTCGCCAGCACGCTTCCGCGCGAGCTCTGGAACCTCGGGGCGGAGCTCCGCGCCGATGCGCTCGGGGCATGGGGAGTGGATGCCGTCGAGGCATCCGCCCTGCTGCTGCTCGACGAGCCGGCGTTCACGCAGCTGGTCGACCTCGCGCGCGCGAGCGACCCCGATGACGCCCTCGACGCCCTCGAACGCCTGCTCGCCGAGCGACTCGACGCCTCGTGGCGGCCCGACCCGGTCGTGATGCGCGCGCTCGACGCGCTCGTGGCCGAGCCGGCCCTCGACGTCGCCACGCTGATCGCGCGCAGCGGCGTCT
Coding sequences within:
- a CDS encoding excinuclease ABC subunit UvrA, with amino-acid sequence MHTADRHDLIRVQGAREHNLKDVSVELPKRRLTVFTGVSGSGKSSLVFGTIAAESQRMINETYSAFVQGFMPTLARPDVDVLEGLTTAIIVDQERMGANARSTVGTATDANAMLRILFSRLGQPHVGSPQAFSFNVASVSGAGAVTFEKAGVTTKERRSFSVTGGMCPRCEGMGKVNDIDLAELYDDAKSLAEGALTIPGYKADGWNVRLYSESGFLDPDKPIRDYTKRELNDFLYKEPTKVKFSNINMTYEGLIPRVQKSFLSKDRESMQPHIRAFVDRAVTFTTCPECAGTRLSEAARSSKIDGVSIADACAMQISDLAAWVRGLDEPSVGPLLASLREILDSFVEIGLGYLSLDRPTGTLSGGESQRTKMIRHLGSSLTDITYVFDEPTIGLHPHDIRRMNELLVRLRDKGNTVLVVEHKPEAIAIADHVVDLGPGAGAAGGEVVYEGTVEGLRASGTRTGRHLDDRASVKSTVREATGALEVRGADEHNLRAVDVDIPLGVLVVLTGVAGSGKSSLVHGSVAGRDGVVSIDQTAIRGSRRSNPATYTGLLEPIRKAFAKANGVKPALFSANSEGACPTCKGAGVIYTDLGVMAGVETVCEECEGRRFQAAVLEYRLGGRDISEVLEMPVDEALTYFAEGEARIPAAHRILERLADVGLGYLSLGQPLTTLSGGERQRLKLATQMGEPGDVYVLDEPTTGLHLADVEQLLGLLDRLVDGGKSVIVIEHHQAVMAHADWIIDLGPGAGHDGGTVVFEGTPADLVAGRSTVTGEHLAEYVGA
- a CDS encoding MFS transporter; this translates as MTSTEGRPRSARLVIAVALVGFCGAWNAGNVGPVASELSNDFDVSLAAVGVLSGTLFLGSMIVGLLFAARIGERVGVTRGIQIGCWAIAAGNLIFALTPIFAGLAVGRVLPGLGFAVVNTLGAVWARQVGGARILGVFGGAIQLGIAGALLLGSGLSDLGIDWRIGFVVASLLAVAGALTVPGRHGGRVARPPRVKGFLGTAVRHVRVYRLALLFTALFGVPLILGSWLIEYLTRDGDVRAAIAGAISFLLFGLSATLRVVGGALLQRRVHHAWLTGALLLAAVGLGAIAFDPTTAVAFGGVVLLGTGVGIPYAAALSEAEDLFPDAPSEPLALLTLVSLVLPVIVIPIVGQSLEDGNGRFAFVALAVFLVLASVANLKRAGIALPVKSR
- a CDS encoding SRPBCC family protein, which gives rise to MVTAFETTHRISLAPDAVWTVLTDWSRAHEWMPGIDALVPDGPTAVGTTLRFTAHGRDRTSTIAVLEPGARLVLHSEAPGVVADYTYTLVAAGEGETDVTLVADVVTKGAMRPLGPTIRSSIAKADSVQLERLAALLAA
- a CDS encoding helix-turn-helix domain-containing protein: MRYVRRDPASALRPLVRSLWWLRGEPGYPEERVFPMPHPHLIVNLSESYGVHDPASSASARVIDGAFASGPRSGCLASTLPRELWNLGAELRADALGAWGVDAVEASALLLLDEPAFTQLVDLARASDPDDALDALERLLAERLDASWRPDPVVMRALDALVAEPALDVATLIARSGVSRDRFVRRFRHAVGIAPKRYRDLLRFHSLVDAVAQALEADPDWSALAAEHGFADQSHLIRVFRRATGFTPRRYHRIVREYGPEAARFVPIAASA